In Rhodopirellula bahusiensis, the following proteins share a genomic window:
- a CDS encoding HlyD family efflux transporter periplasmic adaptor subunit, whose translation MHRALIAAGLSLVVAFPVFAQDAQQPTWIGDLIVTPAQSGSAVAMHPGRLVKIHVTEGDPVTQGELLASLDDEVAKLQQQSAEQDLAIIQFQSDQTLDLDAALAFLEEQKSAAKEHDAGAAIQKRLAENDIRVLAAQKAEAVAKSEWTRAVNAKKDFDDAVSQSEIDQFRLAYEQRSLETQQAIFEQENARLEQSVDQATASSLQNKIRSAEVAVRQAKAAANVVQLKTKLKEQQLELATVNVDQHSLKSPINGIVVEVSHRVGDWVQPGESIARVVQLNRLRVEGYLPAKWIHWLRDESKPKLIIELATSETTERIGEAKFISPEVDPLTRETRFWIEIDNADGKLLPGSPARLMLPNNDHGTTR comes from the coding sequence ATGCACCGAGCACTGATCGCAGCGGGACTTTCGCTTGTCGTCGCTTTCCCCGTATTCGCCCAAGACGCGCAACAGCCAACTTGGATAGGCGATCTGATTGTCACTCCCGCGCAATCAGGTTCCGCCGTTGCCATGCATCCCGGACGGTTGGTCAAGATTCATGTGACCGAAGGCGACCCGGTTACTCAAGGCGAACTGCTGGCAAGCCTCGACGATGAGGTCGCCAAACTGCAACAACAGTCGGCCGAACAAGATCTCGCGATCATCCAATTTCAAAGCGACCAAACACTGGATCTCGATGCTGCGCTCGCATTTCTGGAAGAACAAAAGAGCGCAGCCAAAGAACACGATGCCGGCGCAGCGATTCAAAAACGTCTGGCCGAAAACGATATCCGTGTGCTCGCTGCCCAAAAAGCCGAAGCGGTTGCCAAGAGCGAATGGACGCGTGCGGTCAACGCCAAAAAAGATTTCGACGACGCGGTTTCGCAATCCGAGATCGATCAATTCCGCCTCGCTTACGAACAACGAAGCTTGGAAACCCAGCAAGCCATCTTCGAACAAGAGAACGCTCGTTTGGAACAATCGGTCGATCAGGCCACGGCGTCATCTCTGCAAAACAAAATCCGATCGGCCGAAGTCGCAGTCCGACAAGCCAAAGCCGCGGCGAACGTTGTCCAGCTCAAGACGAAACTAAAAGAGCAGCAACTCGAACTGGCAACGGTGAATGTCGACCAACACTCATTGAAGTCGCCGATCAATGGCATCGTGGTCGAGGTTTCGCACCGCGTGGGTGACTGGGTCCAACCCGGCGAATCGATCGCCCGTGTGGTGCAGCTCAATCGTCTGCGAGTGGAAGGCTATCTGCCCGCCAAATGGATCCATTGGCTTCGTGACGAATCCAAACCCAAGCTGATTATTGAGCTTGCGACAAGTGAGACAACCGAACGAATTGGCGAAGCGAAATTCATCAGTCCCGAAGTCGACCCGCTCACGCGAGAAACGCGATTTTGGATTGAAATAGACAACGCCGACGGGAAACTGCTTCCTGGCTCGCCGGCCCGACTGATGCTCCCGAACAACGATCACGGAACGACACGATGA
- a CDS encoding HlyD family efflux transporter periplasmic adaptor subunit: MSSAAIQPRLRPDLICRIIRVGKAFQWVIRDPVVSTRGSHDRFSAQWMVNEQEFAILQSLDGRRSFEQAHLHCQRLLAPVELSREDFAAFVDQANRNAWVTTASADGTPLLSQSGAGTQRHELGESFWQRILHNPLAIRIPLLDPDRWLDRPVKIARNFVARNQRTCTVIGSAWTVLTGAILLTHWERLIPAIGQSASALQSPSTWIVLAFVISGVKLIHELAHAVACKWFGGSCHEMGVMLLFGIPCLYCDVSDAWLMPQPWKRMLVSAAGILAECVLGSLALVAWTHSMPGLPQNVLLFVLMVTSVNTLILNGNPLMRYDGYYLLSDAVSVPNLATRSRVALQMRLRSWFWGASSIQTESQSQPTAVQNDRNSLGLLAYATASSAYRLVVFGTIGWLLLNHLASIGATTIGIAAIAILLYRVMRVWTAPILRTPSEVAPVKARRRSRMMIGLVAALSVAVLSIPLPHRVNATAKVQPIQQTEIFALTAGRLESIASTGHFVRANESIARLSDWKTFLQIERLEGEIAELEARLKGTRMRRIQSDAGTPTLANIPTIEFALQSKREELLTIQKESEHLEIRSPHAGRVVAVSAKPVTPWHRSRSQIGWSGQPTEAINRGAWINSGTPICNVVSDDQHKVSVSIDASQIGWMREGQAAVTTFPSGATWIGNVTEVGTRPSENDGTYEVTVALDPDKRPFDFPPPSNWTAKVSVHVEPASLWKRTRHWLATHFRTNS, from the coding sequence ATGAGTTCCGCGGCCATCCAGCCTCGATTGCGTCCGGATTTGATTTGCCGCATCATCCGCGTTGGCAAAGCCTTTCAATGGGTGATCCGAGACCCTGTCGTATCGACGCGAGGCTCTCACGACCGCTTCTCGGCGCAATGGATGGTCAACGAGCAAGAATTCGCGATTCTTCAAAGTCTGGATGGACGTCGGTCGTTCGAACAAGCCCACCTGCATTGCCAACGTCTGCTCGCTCCAGTCGAACTTTCGCGAGAAGATTTTGCAGCCTTCGTAGACCAAGCCAACCGAAACGCTTGGGTCACAACCGCGTCTGCTGATGGCACTCCACTGCTTTCGCAGAGTGGAGCGGGAACTCAGCGACATGAACTCGGCGAGTCGTTTTGGCAACGGATTCTACACAACCCTTTGGCCATTCGAATCCCGTTGCTGGATCCCGATCGATGGCTTGATCGCCCTGTGAAAATCGCTCGAAACTTTGTTGCAAGGAATCAACGTACATGCACGGTCATTGGTTCCGCATGGACTGTGCTCACAGGAGCCATTCTTCTTACGCACTGGGAACGATTGATTCCAGCGATCGGCCAGAGTGCTTCGGCGCTACAATCTCCATCCACGTGGATCGTTCTGGCGTTTGTGATTTCGGGGGTCAAGCTGATCCACGAGCTCGCTCATGCGGTAGCATGCAAATGGTTTGGAGGAAGCTGTCACGAGATGGGTGTCATGCTGTTGTTTGGTATCCCTTGCTTGTACTGCGACGTCAGCGACGCTTGGTTGATGCCGCAACCATGGAAACGAATGCTCGTCTCCGCCGCAGGAATCCTGGCTGAGTGTGTGCTTGGATCCCTCGCACTGGTTGCCTGGACCCATTCGATGCCTGGACTGCCGCAAAACGTGTTGTTGTTTGTGTTGATGGTAACATCGGTCAACACGTTGATTCTGAACGGCAATCCACTGATGCGTTATGACGGCTACTACCTGCTGTCCGACGCGGTTTCGGTTCCCAATCTGGCAACACGTTCCCGAGTCGCGTTGCAAATGCGATTGCGGTCTTGGTTCTGGGGTGCGTCATCGATTCAAACGGAATCGCAGTCCCAACCCACCGCGGTGCAAAACGATCGCAACTCACTCGGCTTGCTCGCCTATGCAACTGCCAGCAGTGCTTATCGCTTAGTCGTCTTCGGAACCATCGGCTGGTTGCTGCTCAATCATCTCGCGTCCATCGGTGCGACCACCATCGGCATCGCCGCTATTGCGATCCTTCTGTATCGCGTGATGCGAGTTTGGACCGCTCCCATCCTGCGAACGCCATCCGAGGTCGCTCCCGTGAAAGCTCGCCGCCGATCTCGAATGATGATTGGTTTGGTTGCTGCCTTATCGGTGGCAGTTCTCTCGATCCCGCTTCCTCACCGCGTGAATGCGACGGCGAAGGTTCAACCGATCCAGCAAACCGAGATTTTTGCATTGACCGCGGGACGTTTGGAATCCATTGCCTCCACGGGACATTTCGTACGAGCCAACGAGTCGATCGCTAGGTTGTCGGATTGGAAAACCTTCCTCCAAATCGAACGCCTCGAGGGCGAGATTGCTGAATTGGAAGCTCGTCTGAAGGGAACTCGCATGAGGCGCATTCAATCGGACGCCGGAACTCCCACCTTGGCCAATATCCCGACCATCGAATTCGCACTGCAATCCAAACGCGAAGAACTGCTGACGATCCAAAAAGAGTCGGAGCACCTTGAGATTCGTTCGCCTCACGCGGGCCGGGTCGTTGCGGTCTCGGCCAAACCCGTCACACCATGGCATCGGTCACGATCCCAAATTGGTTGGAGTGGGCAACCAACCGAAGCGATCAACCGGGGAGCTTGGATCAACAGCGGAACTCCCATTTGCAATGTCGTTTCAGACGATCAGCACAAGGTCTCGGTGTCCATCGATGCATCGCAGATCGGATGGATGCGAGAGGGCCAAGCGGCCGTCACGACATTCCCCTCCGGTGCCACATGGATCGGGAATGTTACTGAAGTGGGCACGCGTCCGTCTGAGAATGATGGGACCTACGAAGTCACCGTTGCACTTGATCCTGACAAGCGACCGTTTGACTTCCCTCCGCCATCGAACTGGACGGCCAAAGTGAGCGTGCACGTTGAGCCCGCTTCGCTGTGGAAACGAACTCGGCACTGGTTGGCCACCCACTTCCGTACGAATAGCTGA
- a CDS encoding protein kinase domain-containing protein: protein MTNDKDRQGEPDHGMPEDENATENHFDLDETVEETDPQQRNDHRGLGETIDHADLDATLDEGEIVPAAPSDDPDATVSDLDQTVEKTNLTVEDSDQTIDENDFTVVDADATVTDASSTVSDLDATVEEDADFDPDATLVETDLTLTDANVTVIDESLTEANATIPETEATVDLNATLDQTAENSLPTIRSNSETHEDSGDSNAATAGTILTDEDIGQTINPRELTSEDVTYWSKLSQEFHTGAATVASFSEFGSAVAGSSLPLRGRQVTTPQESETEASDYRLVRLLGKGGMGNVFVARQGSLDRLIAVKIIKPLEDDKRDALRKQGRLESTENSRRQQFLTEAVITGDLDHPNIVPIHDVAVTGENTLFYAMKRVVGTPWNKVIGEKSRDENLEILIKVADAIAFAHTRGIIHRDIKPENVMLGDFGVVMVMDWGIALALPQFEKLSSITPAKGLGGTPSFMAPEMATGPLEAIGPAADIYLLGATLFMIVTGKAPHHAKNVRECLRAVATNEIRDVDPRHEGELLNIARKAMATRIEDRYASVVEFQEAIREYRSHSESISLAARATDDLNKAEQTLSYTLFSRATFGFEEALHLWDGNQAARDGMARARLAHASAAHDNEDFDLGLSLLKPDGVLLHESPEHEEMAMKLEQAIQDRKARESRFKFLKRAVAAMLLFIFVGGAFALVTINAKEKEARRQASRAEEQTRIAKEQEQVALKEKRTATEQKNIAEEQRKNAESQKAVAEKQKALAEKRRKEAEKQRKIANEQTELAKANERTAIENREQAERNEVRANKNAEKARVSAEAARVAQAEAEYESYVSQIGLAKARVDRNEFSDARRILSKLADGYRERFPKEPLPWELRWLSATVRQSKTVASLPVIADQLLLAQAPTSESRRGLIVQDDGRIATFSLASSGQLTMAEAWDDPNGGFVTATAMNASGEQVAIGMLDGKIEIWNGDLSKRISRLPTHDGPVSDLGFADSNTLVSSSTDRTVRIWDLISNGDDGFPTFNEHWHVGPVTQVTAVRDGETVWVAAAVNDSARGRVAVWNIGVGGADAGTRVGRFMRHDSEVSAVSAWMEDDSPVFASGDTDGNVFVWDQEDLVDADPKKNIESAVQNLASVDASKSNVDVSTALSETTPIHRGGVQAIRYDGTLDRLITAGKDYVVRTWTRADVPSEAELGPWARERSLRGHGGAVKSAVFVPASGGDVLSLGDDQTLRYWESETGRLDSGLEDNLTSTQPKGDQNLAADGLDAFETAAHEDEIWSARFSPDGTKVVTSSRDHTARVLSIDSNTSRFDTRLTISSDEQSSPAEDGGTLEEGSAFGAMSMRMDPVHRRLFLGNADATVRIWDIDRGTELGSVRGTGLNDVLAVSKDGSLLATGSSSTESDVLVWKLDPSKQISPRLLHRLNGHEESVAALAISPDSHWLFSGDRAGRGRVWDLQTGEPVGGPIDDFLGFRINTASFAGDSESVWVGSDNQSLMRWRWSDRSWADRYDTDGFVMDLVVSPDGRQAITIDQSKRTDRTIASVTWWDLPSGRQQRLLSETFSKDQTSVFGGRPNFGGAAFSTDGRLARLVVTPAGDRSSRVETWDLSSEIGTAKRVAAVELPERIGECTAVASLQGDRFVTMHGNAAFRWDGDSNSHLMSYRAHGAVTRATFADGDRRVITASRSVKVWDAETGKTIGKLESPHEGTVRAIAISPTETFRLATGGDDSRVRVWDFEENSGTFQSVSRWNDPVLQGGIASLDFSPDGSCLLATTNQGAATLMRMDGEETLNLMADPSLGKLNVGRFSKDSKWVAVGGSDNVARMWDVEKWFANPRFGTADIEAPIQMIGHAEPISDLAVLSNPLRLFTASEDRSVRVWDPIAQGANRDEQARLGRELLELRGHKDALSALDLTEKGDLMMTASEDGTVRLWPAATSSD, encoded by the coding sequence ATGACGAATGATAAAGATCGCCAAGGTGAACCAGATCACGGTATGCCAGAGGATGAGAATGCGACCGAAAACCATTTCGATTTGGATGAAACGGTCGAGGAAACCGATCCGCAGCAACGAAACGACCATCGCGGTTTGGGGGAGACGATTGACCACGCTGACTTGGACGCCACTTTGGATGAAGGGGAGATCGTCCCTGCCGCACCGTCAGACGATCCCGATGCGACCGTCTCGGACTTGGATCAAACGGTCGAGAAAACCAACCTGACGGTGGAAGATTCGGATCAAACAATCGACGAAAACGACTTCACCGTCGTTGATGCCGATGCAACGGTCACGGATGCGTCGTCGACTGTTTCGGATTTGGATGCAACGGTCGAGGAAGACGCCGACTTCGATCCCGACGCGACCTTGGTGGAAACGGATCTGACGCTCACCGATGCCAACGTCACTGTCATCGACGAATCGCTGACAGAGGCGAATGCGACCATTCCGGAAACGGAAGCCACGGTTGACCTGAACGCGACGCTGGACCAAACGGCAGAGAACTCGCTTCCCACGATCCGATCGAACTCGGAAACACACGAGGATTCGGGAGACTCCAACGCAGCGACGGCGGGAACGATCCTGACAGACGAGGACATTGGTCAAACCATCAACCCTCGCGAATTGACATCCGAGGATGTGACTTATTGGTCCAAGTTGTCGCAAGAGTTCCACACCGGCGCAGCCACCGTCGCTTCGTTCAGTGAATTTGGATCGGCGGTTGCCGGTTCGTCGTTGCCTCTTCGCGGACGTCAGGTCACGACGCCGCAGGAGAGTGAAACGGAAGCGTCCGATTACCGACTGGTTCGGCTGCTTGGTAAAGGCGGGATGGGCAATGTTTTCGTCGCTCGACAAGGTTCGCTGGATCGATTGATCGCGGTCAAAATCATCAAACCTCTGGAGGATGACAAACGCGACGCACTTCGAAAACAGGGGCGTTTGGAGTCCACCGAAAACAGTCGACGTCAGCAGTTTCTGACCGAAGCGGTGATCACCGGCGACTTGGATCACCCCAACATTGTTCCGATTCACGATGTCGCGGTGACCGGCGAGAACACTTTGTTCTATGCCATGAAACGTGTCGTCGGGACGCCGTGGAACAAGGTCATCGGCGAGAAGTCGCGGGACGAAAATCTTGAGATCTTGATCAAGGTGGCTGATGCGATCGCGTTCGCTCACACGCGAGGGATCATCCACCGCGACATCAAACCCGAAAACGTGATGCTGGGTGACTTTGGTGTCGTGATGGTGATGGATTGGGGCATCGCGTTGGCACTGCCCCAATTCGAAAAGCTGAGTTCGATCACACCTGCGAAGGGATTGGGTGGCACGCCATCGTTCATGGCGCCTGAAATGGCGACGGGACCACTGGAGGCGATTGGTCCAGCGGCGGATATCTATCTGCTCGGTGCGACGCTGTTCATGATCGTCACCGGCAAGGCCCCGCACCATGCCAAGAACGTTCGGGAATGCTTGCGAGCGGTTGCGACCAACGAGATTCGGGATGTTGATCCTCGGCACGAAGGTGAGCTGCTCAACATTGCTCGCAAGGCGATGGCGACTCGCATCGAAGACCGCTATGCGAGCGTGGTTGAGTTCCAAGAGGCGATTCGCGAATATCGTTCGCACTCCGAAAGCATCTCGCTGGCGGCCAGAGCGACAGATGATCTGAACAAGGCAGAACAGACTCTTTCGTACACGTTGTTCTCACGAGCGACGTTTGGTTTTGAAGAAGCATTGCATCTTTGGGATGGAAACCAAGCCGCGCGAGACGGCATGGCTCGGGCGCGGTTGGCTCATGCTTCCGCGGCCCATGACAACGAAGATTTCGACCTTGGCTTGTCGCTGCTGAAGCCGGATGGCGTGTTGCTGCATGAATCGCCTGAGCACGAAGAAATGGCGATGAAGCTGGAACAAGCCATCCAGGATCGAAAGGCTCGTGAGTCACGGTTCAAGTTCTTGAAGCGTGCGGTTGCTGCGATGTTGCTGTTCATCTTCGTCGGCGGTGCGTTCGCATTGGTAACGATCAACGCGAAGGAGAAAGAGGCACGGCGACAGGCAAGTAGAGCCGAGGAGCAAACCCGGATCGCGAAAGAACAGGAACAGGTCGCGCTGAAAGAAAAAAGAACGGCCACCGAGCAGAAGAACATCGCTGAGGAGCAAAGAAAAAACGCGGAAAGTCAGAAAGCGGTGGCTGAAAAGCAGAAGGCCCTTGCAGAAAAACGTAGGAAAGAGGCAGAAAAACAACGGAAGATCGCGAATGAACAAACTGAGCTCGCTAAGGCGAACGAGCGCACAGCAATCGAAAATAGGGAACAGGCTGAACGAAATGAAGTACGCGCCAACAAGAATGCGGAAAAAGCTCGCGTCAGCGCAGAAGCTGCCCGTGTAGCCCAAGCCGAGGCGGAATACGAGTCTTATGTTTCTCAAATTGGATTGGCCAAAGCACGTGTGGATCGCAACGAGTTCTCTGACGCTCGACGGATTCTTTCGAAGTTGGCCGATGGCTATCGGGAGCGATTCCCCAAGGAGCCGTTGCCATGGGAACTGCGTTGGTTGTCAGCTACCGTTCGTCAATCCAAAACAGTCGCTTCGCTACCCGTGATCGCGGATCAATTGTTGTTGGCTCAGGCTCCAACGAGTGAGTCTCGGCGTGGTTTGATTGTTCAAGATGACGGGCGGATCGCGACATTCTCTCTCGCCAGTTCCGGTCAATTGACAATGGCGGAAGCGTGGGACGATCCCAATGGCGGATTCGTCACGGCCACCGCGATGAATGCATCAGGCGAACAAGTTGCAATCGGAATGCTCGACGGAAAAATCGAAATTTGGAACGGGGATCTGTCCAAACGCATATCGCGTTTGCCGACGCATGACGGACCGGTCAGCGACCTTGGTTTTGCCGACTCAAACACGTTGGTGTCATCATCCACCGATCGTACGGTCCGGATTTGGGACCTGATTTCGAATGGCGATGATGGCTTTCCTACTTTCAACGAACATTGGCACGTCGGTCCAGTCACACAAGTCACTGCCGTTCGCGATGGGGAAACGGTTTGGGTTGCTGCGGCGGTCAACGATTCGGCACGGGGACGTGTGGCGGTTTGGAACATCGGTGTCGGTGGAGCAGATGCTGGGACTCGGGTTGGCCGTTTCATGCGGCATGATTCGGAAGTGTCTGCGGTGTCGGCTTGGATGGAGGATGACTCTCCCGTCTTCGCGAGTGGTGACACCGATGGAAACGTATTCGTTTGGGATCAAGAAGATCTGGTTGATGCGGATCCGAAGAAAAACATCGAAAGTGCGGTCCAGAACTTGGCTTCGGTTGATGCTTCCAAAAGCAATGTCGATGTCTCCACAGCGTTGAGCGAAACCACACCAATTCATCGCGGCGGGGTGCAGGCCATTCGATATGACGGGACGCTCGATCGACTGATAACCGCCGGTAAAGACTACGTGGTGAGAACATGGACGCGTGCGGACGTTCCGAGCGAAGCCGAACTTGGGCCTTGGGCTCGCGAGCGATCGTTGCGCGGCCACGGCGGGGCGGTGAAGTCAGCGGTGTTTGTTCCTGCATCCGGTGGCGACGTGCTGTCTTTGGGCGACGATCAAACGCTTCGTTATTGGGAATCAGAAACGGGACGGTTGGACAGTGGATTGGAAGACAATCTCACATCCACTCAGCCGAAGGGCGATCAGAATTTAGCGGCCGATGGTTTGGACGCATTCGAAACGGCCGCCCACGAGGACGAGATTTGGTCGGCGCGATTTAGCCCCGATGGAACAAAGGTTGTGACATCCAGTCGCGATCACACGGCGCGAGTGCTGTCGATTGATTCCAATACATCTCGATTCGATACTCGTCTGACGATCTCGTCGGACGAGCAATCGTCGCCGGCAGAAGATGGGGGAACACTGGAAGAAGGCAGCGCGTTCGGTGCGATGTCTATGCGAATGGACCCTGTGCATCGTCGATTGTTTCTCGGCAATGCCGACGCGACGGTCCGCATTTGGGACATCGATCGTGGAACAGAACTCGGCAGCGTTCGTGGGACGGGGCTGAACGATGTGTTGGCGGTTTCGAAAGATGGCAGCCTTCTTGCCACCGGTTCCAGTTCCACCGAATCGGACGTTTTGGTTTGGAAGTTGGATCCGTCCAAGCAAATTTCGCCTCGGTTACTGCATCGTTTGAATGGGCATGAAGAATCCGTCGCTGCTCTAGCGATTTCTCCTGACAGCCATTGGTTGTTCAGCGGCGATCGAGCGGGCCGAGGCCGTGTGTGGGATTTGCAAACAGGCGAACCGGTCGGTGGACCAATCGACGATTTCCTCGGCTTTCGCATCAACACGGCATCGTTCGCGGGTGATTCAGAAAGCGTTTGGGTTGGATCCGATAATCAATCGTTGATGCGTTGGCGTTGGTCCGATCGGAGTTGGGCGGACCGCTATGACACCGATGGCTTTGTGATGGACCTTGTCGTTTCGCCCGATGGACGGCAGGCAATCACGATCGATCAATCGAAGCGAACCGACCGAACCATTGCCAGTGTGACTTGGTGGGATCTTCCCAGCGGCAGACAACAACGATTGCTTTCGGAAACATTTTCAAAGGATCAAACCAGCGTCTTTGGTGGCCGTCCCAACTTTGGCGGAGCGGCATTTTCAACAGACGGTCGGTTGGCTCGGTTGGTTGTGACTCCAGCCGGAGATCGTTCCAGTCGCGTTGAGACCTGGGACCTATCCAGCGAAATCGGGACGGCGAAACGAGTCGCCGCGGTTGAACTGCCAGAACGCATTGGGGAATGCACCGCGGTGGCGTCGCTGCAAGGTGATCGCTTCGTGACCATGCACGGCAATGCGGCGTTTCGATGGGACGGTGACTCCAACTCGCATCTGATGAGCTATCGAGCTCACGGTGCGGTCACACGAGCCACCTTTGCCGATGGTGATCGCCGTGTGATCACGGCCAGTCGCAGTGTCAAAGTTTGGGATGCGGAGACTGGCAAGACAATCGGCAAATTAGAGTCGCCTCACGAGGGCACTGTTCGCGCGATTGCGATCTCTCCTACGGAAACGTTTCGCTTGGCAACCGGTGGTGACGATTCACGAGTTCGCGTTTGGGACTTTGAAGAGAACTCAGGGACATTCCAGTCCGTCAGTCGGTGGAACGATCCGGTTTTGCAAGGCGGGATCGCTTCGTTGGACTTCAGTCCGGATGGTTCGTGTTTGCTGGCGACAACCAATCAAGGTGCGGCGACGTTGATGCGAATGGACGGGGAGGAGACGCTCAACCTGATGGCGGATCCATCGCTCGGCAAACTGAACGTCGGCCGCTTTTCCAAAGATTCCAAATGGGTCGCGGTTGGTGGATCCGACAACGTCGCGCGAATGTGGGACGTGGAGAAGTGGTTCGCCAATCCAAGGTTTGGAACGGCGGACATTGAGGCCCCGATTCAGATGATTGGACATGCGGAACCGATCTCCGATTTAGCCGTGCTGTCCAATCCGCTTCGGTTGTTTACCGCCAGTGAAGATCGCTCGGTGAGAGTGTGGGATCCGATCGCACAGGGAGCGAATCGTGACGAACAAGCCAGGTTGGGACGAGAGTTGCTGGAACTGCGAGGTCACAAGGATGCCTTGTCCGCGTTGGATTTGACCGAGAAGGGGGATCTGATGATGACCGCGTCCGAAGATGGCACCGTCCGGTTGTGGCCGGCGGCGACGAGTTCCGACTGA
- a CDS encoding HlyD family efflux transporter periplasmic adaptor subunit, which yields MTATIPSQTVVSTDELTPYQLCHHIVAHTRADRALWFARRQNQWVPMGSSVQSEIAVDSPVARDWSSILSHIHESTETSTDTVFQNQLDRYRETSGAQTILILPLRAKEATGATSFLVLETFDSSAQQVDSADLQADWESISHTLAPKLQRAVDQIQTSPPRLKRQSSRAIWAVVFAVVVLILWVVQVPLRLPVEGSLEPIHQQRLFAPTAARVVTVHVEDGQQVEQGTLLIELRSDELDLQTQMVAGNLATAKAELAGRRTIRSDRSTPSGSSNSSTDSSGLQSSTNELVLRERIRSYEKQLELLHSVQASMSIRSTVQGQVRRWDEEETLVGRDVFQGQWLFDVVDSSAGMIADVELAEQHVGHVLQAQSESQPLTCRLRLRAQPDVSWTGEVQQIASAVHPNAEQQPVVQLSATVPSTLEGITDQPMGSTVVGDVEAGRRSLAYVLFRPFFDSLREIW from the coding sequence TGTGTCATCACATCGTCGCTCACACTCGCGCCGACCGAGCGTTGTGGTTTGCCCGACGACAGAACCAATGGGTTCCGATGGGCTCCTCCGTGCAATCCGAGATCGCGGTGGACTCGCCCGTCGCTCGCGATTGGTCCTCGATCCTTTCGCACATTCACGAATCGACCGAGACCAGCACTGACACGGTCTTTCAAAACCAGCTGGATCGATATCGCGAGACCTCCGGTGCCCAAACGATCCTGATTCTGCCGCTGCGTGCCAAAGAGGCAACCGGAGCGACATCGTTCTTGGTTCTTGAAACGTTCGACTCATCTGCACAACAGGTCGACTCGGCGGACCTGCAAGCGGATTGGGAGTCGATCAGCCACACGCTAGCTCCTAAACTCCAGCGTGCTGTCGACCAAATTCAAACGTCTCCGCCACGCCTTAAACGTCAATCTTCGCGAGCCATTTGGGCGGTCGTCTTTGCGGTAGTCGTGTTAATTCTGTGGGTCGTCCAGGTTCCCTTGCGACTCCCCGTGGAAGGCAGCCTGGAACCGATCCACCAACAACGTCTCTTTGCACCGACAGCGGCCCGAGTGGTCACGGTACACGTCGAAGATGGACAACAAGTTGAGCAAGGCACCCTGCTCATCGAACTGCGAAGCGACGAACTGGACCTGCAAACCCAAATGGTCGCGGGCAACTTGGCGACCGCGAAAGCGGAACTGGCCGGACGCCGCACCATCCGATCCGATCGATCAACTCCATCGGGCTCTTCCAACTCATCGACCGACTCAAGCGGCCTGCAGTCATCGACAAACGAATTGGTTCTTCGAGAACGCATTCGGTCGTACGAGAAACAACTTGAGCTACTGCATTCCGTGCAAGCATCGATGTCGATTCGATCGACAGTCCAAGGCCAAGTCCGACGTTGGGATGAGGAAGAGACCCTGGTTGGCCGTGATGTCTTCCAAGGACAATGGCTCTTTGACGTAGTGGATTCATCCGCCGGAATGATCGCTGACGTGGAACTGGCCGAGCAACACGTAGGGCATGTCCTGCAAGCTCAATCCGAAAGCCAGCCTTTGACGTGCCGCTTGCGTCTGCGGGCCCAGCCTGATGTCAGCTGGACCGGTGAAGTTCAACAAATCGCATCCGCGGTGCATCCCAATGCAGAACAGCAACCTGTCGTCCAACTCAGCGCGACCGTGCCGTCAACACTGGAAGGCATTACCGACCAACCCATGGGCTCGACGGTCGTTGGCGATGTAGAAGCAGGACGACGAAGTCTCGCGTACGTCCTCTTTCGTCCCTTCTTCGATTCCCTTCGGGAGATTTGGTAA